From the genome of Solanum pennellii chromosome 6, SPENNV200:
TTTATTACTGCAGGGGAGGGTGATTAAATTAGTGCTGCGTTTGCTGGATTGGATTAGGATGTTTTACTAGGAGCTGAGATAATTTTTAGTCTTATGTGCATTACTTAATCATTTGCGGAGAGGGGTTATAGAGTTATAACTTggttattcattttattttatttaggaaCTTCTTATAGCCTTAGTCCTTGTCCAACTATCCTTTGGTTCCCTTGAGGAGAAGTTGCTTCCCTCTGTTGTTCCCGTATACTATTCTGCCTGCTATCTTCAATCTGGTTTTCATTGCAGCATGTTTGTTGAGCTAGGCAGATGttctattgtgtgatgataaaAATGTACTGCACTGTTACCCTGAGTGATTGATGTAGAAAGTCTGAACCTGGCCATAGAGCTTCCTTTATTCAACAAAAAAGAGCTGCGTTCTTTAGTTTTTCTCTCCACTTAATACCAGACTTTATGGTTTACACAATTGTTACAGTAGGTTTAAGACCACATGTTTCAAAAGTGTTATCTTTATTTTGCTAAATCACATAAAATGGAATAGAGTGTATTATTTTGTTTCTCTTGGACTTTTGTGAAAAAATGGTTTAATCATCTTGCTTTTACAAGAGTCTGGTTGATTTGTTCATGATAATTTATGTGCTAGAACATTGGTGTTTATCTTGAATGTCAATTGTTCTTTCATGAACCTAAGGCTATTTTGTTACAGTCAGGGGACAGGTTTGCTCATGTACTCTTTCTCAccttctcaattttttttctgcTGTTTCAGACAAGTGTAATTTGGCCAAAAAAGAAGTCCAGTCTGAGGACGAGGAAGTTTAACTGCAAGCATGAGCATGGATGGGGAAAGCAACTGGTTCTCCTTTACTGTTGTTAAGGTGGGttaaaacttgaaaattatTGTTGAAATGACCACATACTCCTCATCAGCTGGAGGGTTAGGTTGCACATCATAGAATATCTTGTTATCTTCTGTTGAACTCATTCTTGATTCAGTTAGTGTTTGGTAGACCTATGAACACTTGTGTTCTACTAATGCTTCGAGACCTGTCTTATCTTTATGCCTTTGTATAGAATTCCACAGTGACCACTGGGGTGGTagttgcaagaatctcaaatgTCTCTTCTTGTATTTGCAGGTTTACAAATTTGTGTACATAATGTAGCTGAACAGAGGGTATTGAGGAAGCATTTCCAAGCTGGAATATGTACATATAGGCTTCCtgtcatatttcttttttaatggaAGAGTAGTATCTTGTCGAATGTACAGTGtaggtttattttgttttgcaCTAATCCAAGGTAATGGGTATGTCTGCATACAAGCTAGCTCTTTGCTATGTTTCCGTTTTTTAGGTCACACCTTAACCTCATTAGGAAGCGGAGTTGGATATGCCCTTGTTATTGTAATGTTGTCTTATCATCTTAGCTTTTGTAAATACTTGAAATAAATCTTTGTTGTCCGTTATTTGCTTCTTGTTCTTACCTTTTCTATACTTGGGCGACAGCCAAGAACTCAGATTGTCTCTTCTCTTTGCGTTTGTCAAGTCTTTTCCTGTGTTGCCAATTTACTGATTGTTCGGTTGAATGGGAGCTCCTATTAATTGCCGATTAGTCTTGTTGGATTGAATTGAAGCTCCTAGCAAATTTCTCTTCTACTTTCCTAGTtataaatttgtttaagttCATCCTGACAAGTTCACTAAACATTCTAATTCGACGGAAGTAGACATATTTATGTAGGTTGCACAAATTTTAGCAAATCTGGTCGTTCTCATTTGATAACGAAGTCATGCTTTTTGAATGCGATGTTCCAAATATACATGTGCAAGTTTTAGAGAAGTGAACAAATGTAAAATGTAGCTCCCCATCACATTTGGCGGAGCCTTGATACGGCTCTTGGCACGGCATGGGACAAAGAATAAGATGAAACATTATGGAAGTTCAATTGACACTAAAAATTAGTAGTGCCTTTTTCATTATCAAAGTTCAGTTTGACCTCTGCCAAAGATGACTGCCTTTGCACCGACTTATATCTTATGGCAGCTCGAAGAAATCATAACTGCGGCAGCATTACGGATATGTTTTCTAGGTTCTGTTGAGGACAGACCGTAGCTTTAACTTGGTTTGATAGGAAAACACTGGAACTCGAATGCAGAGGAGTTGCATACTATGATTGAATGACAGTTTATTTAATTGGACCCGTGGATATGTTACAAACTCATATACGACGAGTAAGACTGAAAGCTGATAAGAACGTTTggatggtttttttttttagtaggAGACATGTATTTGCGTCTGTTAGCTTGGTATAAACACCGGGTACTTACTTGTTATTTGCCGTGTGTCTGGAATTAGTTGAGGTCGAGTCCACTTTGGTCTCCCAGTATTCCACTATGATTAACATTGTAATTCCCATATCAAACCTTGAAAATTCATGAAATCTCATCGTGATTGAACAGTGACCTATTTCAAAGGACATGAATAGCAATTTATAATCATGGCGATTGAGAAGGTGCACGCAGGTCAAAGGTTTCAACTTCCAATAAACCCTATGCTTAAATTTGCAGGTCAAATGGAGGACAACAAACTCCAGAAACATGTATTATAGACCTTTATTACAAGTTATTGCACATCTGGTAACAACAAAACGAAGACCAGTGCAATACATACCCGAGTGATAATAATGCTTAGGTACACTTTGCTGTCACCTTTAATTTTCAAGTCTGATGATAAAGAGAGGATTGAAACTGTATAAATTCACCTAAACGACCCCTTAACTAACCgtgttacaaaaataaattgagttaCACCAactaaacaacaaatttaaggcaCCATCCTGTTTTTACTTATCCAGCTCTAGCATCCAAACGACCATCTCAGTGTGGACAACAGCACATAACTGATTCAATGAAAAACGCTACTTTGGAGGTTGTTGGACCCGTCCAAGAACTGGAATACATCTACTGAAATGAGGACTTATCGAGTTTCATCCTCAAGGTTGCGGAAACCAGCAGTCAAATCATCATGAAGCTTCTTAAACTTGGCTACCAAAGCATCCTCTCCTTCGGCTGGATCCTCAAATTTTTGGGACCTGCAAAAAATGGAGGCTTAAAAggcaaagaaaaagaagagaagggGAAGGGGGAGGCAAAGCACCAGATTGGCAGCACGGAAAAAATCTGTAACTTTATTATGAAACCACATAACAAAGTTCATATTCTTGGGAGTTACTTACACCAAACGGTAGAACAGATCCCCTAGGCGATGCTTAATGAGAGTGTAGGTAATCTTCTGGCCATCCATACCAGCTCCTCGTTCAACGGCCTGTGAGGAAGATGATACACCCAAATGTCACAAGCATATACCATGGTACAAGTTTCTCGTATTTATTAATCAAGAACCACTCTCAGAAGTTTGAATCTTATTCGTCCCTAAATCATCTTAACTGAAGAGCAGTAAAAGGAAATGCGAgcatgaaaataacataaagagtgacaaaagaaaatatgaacatGAGTGGATAACACAGGTAAGTAAAAATGGGCAACAGAAAGTGCATATCTCTATAAATGATAGACCCAACACTATAAAGACATGTATGATGTATCAATAGCCAGATTACTATACCTGGTTGGCTAAGTTATAGAAATGGATAATATTCCGTAACATCCAAACAGACTTGTAGAAAGGACAAAATTTGTCGTACCTGTTACCAAAGAAGAATGAATATGAGATCATAACAATCACAATTAACAAGCATACTATGGTAGACTATTATAACACTTACGGAGTAAATGCATTTTGTGCAAGGTAGTCCTCCCTCAAAAGCTTAGCAGTTTCCAAAGTGATTTTATCTGTTTCAGCTAGAGCATCTTTACCAACAAGCTGCAGAACACAAACAGCAATATATCAATGACAGCTATATCTACTTCCTTTAGACCACTGAAgtttgaggaaaaaagaaaattgttggACAGGAGCAGGGCAATTGAGAAGAAATGTTTTGTTTGTTATGAGAGGCTAAAAGCTGTTTTAGCACACAGCAGCTGAGACCTGAGTGTTAACTTTGCTATGCAATCCAACTTAAAGTCTAGATCTAAAGAAACGGCAACTCCCTAAAGTGACAGCTGATACACGACACAATTGAAGTGATATACCAACTACTGAGCCATCACTTATCTAAGTGATTGAGACAGTACAGAATTAGTTTCCCTCGTTAGCTTAGTGCAGCCAATTTCCCTCAACAGAGAGTAACAAACATAGATCTCTTAACCAAATGAGAtgatgattttcaaaaaaagttgCTGAGGTCATGGACCAGGAAGACTCGGAAAGACGTTAGAAATAGATTCAGGGATCAGTATGCACTCACTGCTTTTCCACGAAGTCTATTTAAGTGGAGTGTCTGTTGATGACCTGAGTTGATATCTGGAAAAAGGTACAAGAAATGCGAGAAAAGGTCCCCTACTAGTAATAATGGTGGTAAGAAGAGACGTAATATGACTAGCTGAGTAACTTTATCCAATTTAAAAGGTTAGCTCACTGTCCTATCTGCCTGTAAGTGAAAAGGTAACAATGAAGATGGCCACAGGAATATGAACAAGGAAGACGGATTTGAAGACAGCAAAAACTGCCCCTCATAGTCAAGACTGTGCAGATGAGCTGCTCTTTACGACATACAACTCGAGAAGAAatgttaaaatataaaaaagaggCATCATAAAGACATACTTGCACAATTTCATTTAGGTCATCCTCCCTTTGCAGAACCTCACGGGCTTTTGTCCTTATGTTGATAAAATCAGGATCAAACTTCTCATAAAAGGACTCCAAGGCCTGGAAATAGAAAACTCGCGTCAGCGAGTAGCAgtatataatcaataaaatagaaGTAGCAAAAGATGGCTGATGAGCATGTTTTGCTGTATAAagaatatcaacatgaacatctaAACAACATACCCCCGAGTACTTTGAATAGGAAATAAGCCAATTTACAGAAGGGAAGTGTTTCCTCTGAGCCAATTTTTTGTCCAGCCCCCAGAAGACCTGTAAAAGGACAATATTAGATAAAACTGAAGAAAAGAAACTTCAATAGGATAGATCTATGGCTTGACCAACCTGAACAATACCCAGGGTTGCAGATGTAACAGGATCTGAGAAATCTCCTCCAGGAGGAGAAACAGCACCAACAATTGTCACACTCCCATTTCTCTCAGGTCCACCAAGACATTTAACTTTACCAGCACGTTCATAAAAAGATGCCAAACGTGCAGCAAGATAAGCAGGATATCCACTGTCTGCAGGCATCTCTGCCTGAAATGCGCATAGTGGATGTTAAAAAAAGACAATACAAAGCACTTTGATCCAGATTTGTGAAGACAATCATTTTCACAATATTATAGGTTTTATATAATCCAAGAGAGCATGCTTTTAAGAATTGCCCCTGTTGTGAAAACTCGATTACACAGCAAGCCACATGCAGAAAGGAGTGTCTATTAAGAAATGAAATAAGAGAATAGAGCACCCcaagaaagaaaataacataacaAGTTCCCTTTTCATCGTCAGTATGACTAACTGACTATATAGGCTGCCCAAAAGTTCAAAATATGATTACTAAGAAACACTagaaattatacaaaaataaaggaACTCCATGAAAAGGGGAAAAGTAAGGAAATTAATCTTCATTGATTCCTGAAAAGAAAAACAGTGAAACCACAGAATAGAGAACTGCAATGAGTACAAAAAGTCAAGCCACAGTCAAACACAAAGAAATAGGGAAGGAGAAAAGCTAAAAGGAGATACCAAAAGTTACTTCTGACAAAATTGCAAAGAGGATACCCAATTTCAACGTAGTCTCTCTTAAACAACCAGTTCAAATGGGCtttcaagaaggaaaaagatTCTCTTTGTCTTATTCTAGAAGCTAACTTATCTGAATCTGAATGTCATGCAAAATGCAAAATGCTTTATAGAAACTCAAGAGTTATTTAGAAGTTAGAACCATATAATATTGCTATTCGCACGTGATTCTGTTGAGATCGCACATAATTGCAAATTAGTTGgtaacataataaataagttACAGAAGTAGCACTGATGTATTGTTAATTGGTTGGATACTATAATGAATAAGTTTATGACAATGCCAAACATAATTCGAGCAACCAAACAGTAACAGAAAGCTTTGCCGAAAAGAGAAAGAGGATATTTGACTTGCTGCAATAGACGAGGCTAATGGACTTTGTGGCAATAGAAAGAGTAAATACTCACCAGCCGACCTGAAATTTCACGTAAAGCTTCGGCCCAACGAGATGTAGAATCTGCCATCATGCTCACATTGTAGCCCATGTCTCTGAAATATTCTGCTATAGTAATGCCTGAAAATGATATTGATAAAAAGTCAAGAGCTACTATGTTGTATTACTTATCAAGAGATTAAACATAAGAACTAACATGTTGTAAGGCACATTCGCTTTATTTTGAACGAGTTGACACTTAAAACCAGAAATGCAAAGCAAGTAGAAAATGTTGACCATATCAAACATGAAGGTAATAAGAGCAGAGAGTGGAACATTTGATGTACTTATCTTTCATATTGTTTCAATGGGGGGTACACTGAGGAATAAAATCATATCAGCATTTAAAATCCTGAAGCTAAGTAAAATGTACTTATTGTACTTGGCTTCTTTCAGTTAATTAAGGTGCTTCTCTAATGAATTGTCAAGTACCATGaaagttagaaaattaaaaagagtaGCAACCTGTATAGATTGAGGCCTCACGAGCAGCCACAGGCATGTTTGAAGTATTAGCAACAAGTGTGGTACGTTTCATGACAGACTCTTCACGTCCATCAGGCAATGTCATTGTCAATTGAGGAAAATCCATTAGCACCTGAAATATTAACTATTATGTGTTATTCATCTCGTGATAATAATAAAGAGCTCACAAAATAGATTCAAAAGATCATACCTCGGCCATTTCATTCCCTCTTTCCCCacaaccaacatagaccacagtGTCTGAGTTAGAGTACTGCATTCATTAATCAACATGAATCAGATGAACTGGAGAAGTGTAAAAAGTATAAACATCTAACTTTAGAGAGATTaaagtaaaaagtaaaaaataaagcaaaaagAAGCTCACCTTGGAAAGAGCTTGACTAATCACTGTTTTACCGCAGCCAAATGCACCTGGTATAGCACAAGTACCCCCAAGCACTGAAGGGAACAGAGCATCAAGAACACGCTGACATGAAATAGAGAAATTATAGAGAAGATGTCCAAGATTCTATACATGAATTACAAAATCCAACAACATTCTATGCACTAATTACCTGTCCAGTAAGCAGAGGAGTATCAGCAGCTAACTTTGCAGCAACCGGCCTAGGTGTACGTACAGGCCAACTCTATATATATAGGCAAATTAATGTCAGAATCCAGTGCTGAAACTGCTAGAATAACAAAGTAAAAGGCAATTGAAGAATCCTATGTGACTAGCATTCAATGACCTGAAGCATAGTGAACTGCTTTTTGACACCTTGAAACTCGAGCTCAAGAACAGTATCCTGCATGATCAACGAGAAGAGGAATCCATCACATCCCCCAATTACTGAAGTTGATGCATTGCTTGCAATATCTtgttttattcttaaatttgatGCAAATGATGCAGCATATCGACACAACTTATAGCCTACACCTATCTACCACTTCTCAAATTTAAGTGAGGCGAAAGATATACAAGAAATCTATTGAGCGAATAAATATCCTCATAACCAAACTTAAGTAATATGTGTATGtgtataacataaaaataagaagACAGCTAGCAGAATCAATAACATGCATTTAGGACCTAAGTTCAGGAAAAGGAATTGATATCTGTCTTCCCTTCTTatacaagttcaagaaaaacaGGAAAAATAGACAACTGGTCCTTTTCCTGAACCCATGGTACAGGAACCAGTTCTAACAAATGCCACAATTGGTGGCAAAGTTCTCCATTCTCTAGACATGCTTCACTGACATCGCAACAATTTTTCGAATTAAAACATGAACACTGTACTAAGTGTAAATATGCTTGCAGTTTGATGAGTATTCACGGACCTTCAAAGAGTAATGACCAGCGGGAGCAATGTAAGTAATTTTTCCCATGGCATCTGGAGGAAGTGCAACATGATGTTCCATTAAGCTGTTTTCAAAGACGTTCTGCGAAAAGAAATAATCAAGAAGAGATTCAAATACAATGGAAGATACTTGAATGCAGTTTTGGAGGACTCAACAAACTTCTTTAGAAGAATTTCAGTTTTATCAAACTTACAGCATACAGATCTCCACCTGTTAAGATATCTCCCTCGCCTGGCACCAGATATATTATAGTGAGCAGAGTCATCAATGATGAAAGTACACAGTTCTTGACGAAGATAACTCAAACTCCAACATGTCACGGAGTCAAAGTTTAGAACATACCTATTTTCTTTGGCTCAAATTCCCAGAGTATATCCTTGTCAAGGGCTGGAACAGATACACCTCGAGGGATGTAGACATCCCCAGATCTTTTTGCGATTGTCTTCAGTGGCCTCTGCATTATTGACAAAAGAAACatacaaaaacaaattaagcATTCAAATGGAGCTGCAATAATCTAATATCAGACAAGCTTCAGTACAGAATTTCAGAGAAAAATTGCAGGACATCATCAGATAATAACCTGAATACCATCGAAGATGTTTCCCAAGATTCCAGGACCAAGCTCTACTGACAGGGGCTGCAATTTGGATACACATCAATTTACCTATTTCAAATTCAATATTCCAAAACAgttaaaacaaaacaataagACTGATaagaagtattttttatttttttaccttgCGTGTACGTAAGACAGGATCATTCACCATCAGCCCAGCTGTTTCTTCATAGACTGCAAGAAAGTAGATcttaataacaaaaccttgtttgtaatttaaatttaagtcCGATTATGGAAATCAAAGCTAGTACATAACTCCCTTTAAGAACAATAATCCAAGGATGCTGATAGGGAGATAGTTGTCATTAGCAGGAATACAGAAACCAAACAATATACCCTGAATTGTCGCGGAATCTCCTTCCAGCCTAATAATTTCACCAATAAGATTGTCATGTCCGACACGAACAAGTTCATACATGGCAGCCCCAGCCATTCCATCTGCAACAACCACTGGTCCAGACACCTGTAGGAATAGGCACAATTTGCAGGCAATAACATAAGTTGTTCATTCTAGCAAATAGCAATGGCAACTTTTACTTTGGAGTTGAAGAACCGATAACACAGTGCACAAAATTTCATTCAATGAGAACAAAACCAAGACAGAAATTTGGTAACCGATAATCCCACATCAGCATGATCATCTACATTGTATGCAAAATAGAAAAgctaaattaaaaaatctaacAATGAAAGGTTCTACTTTTCTCATAAGGAAACTAACAATCACCAAATCAAGTAAACAGTGAACAGATGCAAGTGCATATGcaaaatttttttaacatatacTATTTCCAAATGATTAACAGCAACTGCAGTAATTATAgtagaaagaaagagaaattcaATTGATTTAACGCTTATTAACTCATGAACAATAAAGCAACAAACTGTTTAACCAATGATCGACTCCAAAAgcttcttaattaaaaaaaggcataatactggacctaaacttgacttcaaattgtaactttgacctccaattttcataatgcacaaacaaatACTTTAACtattaaacttttaaataaataaacacattagtcttacatggcacaatacacgtaggacaccacgttgtacatgtgtgtctatttgttcaactttatacaaatttaagtatctaaagttgaagaacataaatgtaatttgaagccaagttaaagggcatatttatgtattatgccttgaAAAAAGGTTCGATAAAGCAAAGTACAAACAGTTGCATTCCCACGTTCAGCATTTAGAGAAAATGTATGCGCGAATAAAAACAGCAAATACTGTAAAATCATGTCCTTCCAAATCTCCATAGTTAGCAAAGTGAGACTGATCCAACTAATATACAACACTATTAGTGCTATGATTTACTGATTAGCAAAGTGAAACAGTGTCACTTTTACTTCTCTGTGGTTCAAACTACGTGAAATTCAAACTTCAATATACACGAGTTGATCTAATCCAAATTAGCTTCAAAATTAGTCATTACTGACTTTCAAAGTGCCACATAAGTTGGAACGACGTTAGTAAAAGCTCATACTCCAATCAAATTGAATCTCAAATGAAAATAGTGCTACCTTTCTGACGTAACCATACTCACTCTCCTTTTCAGAATCTTCAAATGTAGTAAGAGGACCTCCAAAGAGAGACGGCATTGTAAAATGAAGCAAGTAAATATGTTGAACTCACGATCGGATCGATGGAAGATAAACTCTCCAATCGAAATCTATAGAATTGCGGTAGATAAACGGGCACGTTACAGTCAAAATAAGGAAGCAACGAGCGAGAGAGAAGAGAACAGGGGGAGGGGGTATTAATCCGTTGTCGTACTCGTCTGCTTGTGTAACGTGATTCATTCATCAACTTTTTACTTTTCGAGTTTTTTTAATCCATTTTGGCATATTTGctaatcattaattaaaattttaaatttgaatatacattataatattaagggaaaattattcataataacgaatatttaaatcaaaataaatactaTAACTACTGTTTAAAACATTTGTATTCCGTAGCAAATTTTGCACGATTTTTGCCAGTTGGTTCGGCCGCAGTCATCAAGCGAAAGATTCATTTTTATCCAAATTCATTTCCTATCTTTTATCTCCCATTTTCTTCCAGTTATCCCTCAAATTTCTCCccaaatcaattatttttaattggttATGGCCCACCCTCTATTTCCATACAAATCTCTCCCCAAATctgaattttctttaaaaattatatgttctttatacaacataaatatacatatattttcgttcccctctctcccctctcccagatctcgctcgccactctccctaatctcgctcgccaccctcgcctctctcgcttatacaaacaaaaacaaaatgtataaattgtgtttctgtttgaaTAATGCGAGAGAAAactgtatatacacatgcaaatacatatatttttgtcatatgcacttataattatacaataaaagtacCTCTCTgtccagtttcttttgcctttctctttttctcattttatacaaattcaaattgtatataatttctttctttctcgttttatacaatttaattcagttgtatattccctgcgcaagtctcttttgtcttctctctttttcattttatacaaattcaaattgtatataatcgttctatacatttataattatacaattcgttttatacacttcgttttatacaattctctgcccaaagtctctttctctttctcattttatac
Proteins encoded in this window:
- the LOC107021349 gene encoding V-type proton ATPase catalytic subunit A-like, coding for MPSLFGGPLTTFEDSEKESEYGYVRKVSGPVVVADGMAGAAMYELVRVGHDNLIGEIIRLEGDSATIQVYEETAGLMVNDPVLRTRKPLSVELGPGILGNIFDGIQRPLKTIAKRSGDVYIPRGVSVPALDKDILWEFEPKKIGEGDILTGGDLYANVFENSLMEHHVALPPDAMGKITYIAPAGHYSLKDTVLELEFQGVKKQFTMLQSWPVRTPRPVAAKLAADTPLLTGQRVLDALFPSVLGGTCAIPGAFGCGKTVISQALSKYSNSDTVVYVGCGERGNEMAEVLMDFPQLTMTLPDGREESVMKRTTLVANTSNMPVAAREASIYTGITIAEYFRDMGYNVSMMADSTSRWAEALREISGRLAEMPADSGYPAYLAARLASFYERAGKVKCLGGPERNGSVTIVGAVSPPGGDFSDPVTSATLGIVQVFWGLDKKLAQRKHFPSVNWLISYSKYSGALESFYEKFDPDFINIRTKAREVLQREDDLNEIVQLVGKDALAETDKITLETAKLLREDYLAQNAFTPYDKFCPFYKSVWMLRNIIHFYNLANQAVERGAGMDGQKITYTLIKHRLGDLFYRLVSQKFEDPAEGEDALVAKFKKLHDDLTAGFRNLEDETR